The following proteins are encoded in a genomic region of Nocardioides sp. cx-173:
- a CDS encoding HIT family protein, with product MLGDMAECVFCAIVAGEGAADVVLDTDDFVAFLDRRPVFKGHVLLVPRRHVATLPDLPAELGGGFLAASQRLATAMVEGLGAQGSFVAMNNVVSQSVPHLHLHVVPRTKGDGLRGFFWPRTRYAEGESGQYAARLRASLE from the coding sequence ATACTGGGCGACATGGCCGAGTGCGTCTTCTGCGCGATCGTGGCCGGCGAGGGCGCGGCCGACGTCGTGCTCGACACCGACGACTTCGTGGCGTTCCTCGACCGGCGCCCGGTCTTCAAGGGCCACGTCCTGCTGGTGCCGCGCCGCCACGTCGCCACCCTCCCGGACCTCCCGGCCGAGCTCGGCGGCGGGTTCCTGGCCGCCTCCCAGCGCCTGGCGACCGCCATGGTCGAAGGGCTCGGCGCGCAGGGCAGCTTCGTCGCGATGAACAACGTCGTGAGCCAGTCGGTGCCCCACCTGCACCTGCACGTCGTGCCCCGCACCAAGGGCGACGGCCTGCGCGGCTTCTTCTGGCCCCGCACCAGGTACGCCGAGGGCGAGTCGGGCCAGTACGCGGCGCGGTTGCGGGCTTCTCTAGAGTGA